The following are from one region of the Rattus rattus isolate New Zealand chromosome 13, Rrattus_CSIRO_v1, whole genome shotgun sequence genome:
- the Gdf15 gene encoding growth/differentiation factor 15: protein MALRALHAQPTGGPQLRFLLFLLLLLLLLSWPSQGDALAVPEQRRSLSESQLNPDELRGRFQDLLSRLHANQSREDSNSEPTPDPAVRILSPEVRLGSHGRLLLRVNRASLTQGLPEAYRVHRALLLLTPSSRPWDITRPLQREISLQGPHARALRLRLAPPPDLAVLPSGGARLELHLRSAAGRGRRSAHLHPRDSCPLGPGRCCHLETVQATLEDLGWSDWVLSPRQLQLSMCVGECPHLYRSANTHAQIKARLHGLQPDRVPAPCCVPSSYTPVVLMHRTDSGVSLQTYDDLVAQGCHCA, encoded by the exons ATGGCTCTGCGCGCGCTCCATGCCCAGCCTACAGGCGGTCCTCAGCTGAGGTTcctgctgttcctgctgctcttgctgctgctgctgtcatggCCATCTCAGGGGGACGCCCTGGCAGTGCCTGAGCAGCGACGCTCCCTCTCTGAGTCCCAACTCAACCCCGACGAGCTACGGGGTCGCTTCCAGGACCTGCTGAGCCGACTGCATGCCAACCAGAGCCGGGAGGACTCGAACTCAGAACCAACCCCTGACCCAGCTGTCCGGATACTCAGTCCAGAGG TGCGATTGGGGTCCCACGGCCGGCTGCTGCTCCGCGTCAACCGGGCGTCGCTGACTCAGGGTCTCCCCGAAGCCTACCGCGTGCACCGAGCGCTGCTCCTGCTGACGCCTTCGTCCAGGCCCTGGGACATCACCAGGCCCCTGCAACGTGAGATCAGCCTCCAGGGACCCCACGCTCGCGCACTGCGCTTGCGCCTGGCGCCGCCTCCCGACCTAGCGGTGCTGCCCTCTGGCGGCGCACGCCTGGAACTGCACTTACGATCGGCCGCCGGCAGGGGGCGCCGAAGCGCACATTTGCACCCAAGAGACTCGTGTCCGCTGGGTCCCGGGCGCTGCTGTCACCTGGAGACTGTGCAGGCAACTCTCGAGGACCTAGGTTGGAGCGACTGGGTACTGTCCCCGCGTCAGCTGCAACTGAGCATGTGCGTGGGCGAGTGCCCCCACCTCTACCGGTCGGCCAACACGCATGCGCAGATCAAAGCACGCCTGCATGGCCTGCAGCCCGACAGAGTGCCGGCCCCGTGCTGTGTCCCCTCCAGCTACACCCCGGTGGTTCTTATGCACAGGACAGA